From Bacteroides sp.:
ATATTTCTTTGACGAAGACCCGGGCTTCGGGCAGGGCACGCCCATTGAAATCGAAGCTGGGCCTGATGTTACCGCGGCCATTGAAATACCGCTTGAAACCTTACCGGAGGGTTTGCACACGCTTTATGTCCGTACAAAGGACAATAAGGGCGGCTGGGGCTTGCAGTTCTACCGCACTTTTCTTGTGAAAATCCTTCCACAAGATCTGGAGTCCCAGGTGAATGATTTGGAGTATTTCTTTGATGAAGACCCGGGTCCTGGATTGGCTACGCCCATTGAAATACTTCCGGGTGAGGTGACATCCGTTGCGGTTGAATTGCCTTTGGATGAATTATCAAATGGGATACATACCCTGTATGTGCGCACCAAAGATGATAGGGGAGGCTGGGGCCTTGCATTTCACCGGAATTTTTTCATCCACTTGCTGCCCAATGATCAGGTGCACCAGGTGAATCATATGGAGTATTTCTTTGACGAGGACCCCGGCTTCGGTCTGGCCACCCCCATTGAAATGCAGCCTGGTGAAGTCATTTCCGTGGCGATAGAGCTACCCCTTGAGGACCTATCCACCGGGTTGCATACCCTGTATGTGCGCACCCGCGATGACAAGGGCAATTGGGGGCTTGCCTTTTCCAGAATTTTCATGAAGTTTTTCGCCCCGGCAGATGTTGCGCAGGTGGTCCGGATGGAATACTTCTTAAATAACGACCCCGGCCCGGGCAACGGAAATGAGGTTTTGCTGAACACCCCCCGCCCGGGCGTGATGAAATACTTCGTGGTGGAGCCTGAATTGCTTCAGCCTGGCACCAACACCTTGTATGTCAGGACCCTCGACACCCGCGGCCGCTGGGGTTTCGTACATTATGCCACTTTTGAGGCCCTTCAGGCCAATCCCTGTGATCCGCCCACTGACCTTACTGCCTCCGATGTGACGGAAACCGCCGCTACCCTTGGCTGGACCGAACAATCAGGAGGCACCTCCTGGGATTTGCTCTGGGTGCCCAATGGAATGGATTATACGGAAGACGGAACAGTAGGCACCGGCATTGAGGTCAACCCCAGTACGGTTGAAAATTTATTTCAGACCACCCTGTACGATTTTTATGTGCGCACAGCCTGCAGCGACGGACAAGTGAGTCCCTGGGCCGGGCCTGCCAGTTTTCACACCCTGCCCCTGGCCTATAACCAGCTCAGCCTGCTGGCCGATCCGCCGGAAGGGGGCACTCTTACCGGTGAAGGCTCGTATGCCTTTGGCGAAGCCGTTACGATTACCGCCACACCCAACACCAACTTTGTGTTTCAGCACTGGACAGGTGATACAGAATACCTGGATGACCCGGATGAAGCCACGGCAACCGTTACCATGCCTGCTGCTCCCCTGACTCTCACTGCCCATTTCCTTGATGTAACAGGCATCAGCGATATTACTGAACAAAGCCTGAGGGTATTTCCCAATCCCGCAAGAGACCAGCTTCATATTGAGTTTTACGCTTCGGGCAAGGAGGTCATCCTTGAGCTGATGAATATGCAGGGGCATCTTGTTGATCAACTCATCATCAATGAGTCGGGCAAGGTGAAAGCCAGCTTTACTATTGCTGACCTGCCTGAAGGGCTTTACTTACTGGTCATTCGCAGCGAGAAAGCATATGTGGCTCAAAAGGTGGTTGTCAGGCATTAGGGTGCAATAGCTTGATGGCAGCAGATCTGCGACACATCGCGGCTCTGCTGCCATACCAAATCTGCAAGATCACATCGTTTCCTGAATTTCATTGAATATTAAAACAAAAAATATTTAAAACATTTGTTTGAATTGCAGATATTTTCTATATATTTGAAAACGGGGAGCCATCCTTCCCAAATATTGATTTTTCATGGCTCCACTGGGTTTGCTTATTGAACATTTCATCAGGCCCCTATCCTATTGCCCGAAGGATTCCGACCAGGATGACCCAGGGGTTCCTCCCCCATCCCTTCTTTTCCAGGCATTTAGCCTGTTTCCTTCTTCTCGTTTTGTTGTGTTCATTTTAAAATCATTTGCGATGAGAAACATTTACGCGCTCTTTGGGGCATTGATTTTTTCAGGGGCCATAAGTTCAAACGCTCAGCAGGCAAATTCATGCCTCATAATTCCCGGCGAGGAGGAGGTTTCGGGATCGGGGGTCATCCAGGTTCAGCAAAGAAAAAGCTCTGATAAAAGTTTTGAGGTTATTTTCATTGTTGACATGACCAACGCCGTGGCCGAGGGCGGGGTGGTCTTTAACCCTGAGATCCACCAGGTGTACATTTCAGGTTCGTTCATCGGCTGGCCAATGCCCGGGTCTGACACCAATTACGAATTGCAGCCGGTGGCTCCCAAGCGGGATGAAGGAACAGATACCAGTGCAGGACATCCTGCAAAAAATCTGCTCTATTCCATTACTTTCGAGATTGAAGAGGGACTGTGGTATTACAAATACTTCCTGGTGCAGGATGATCCCACCTGGAATCTTGGAGAATGGGCGGGAGACCCCAACAGGGAGGTCCTCATTGCGGGCCCTGCAACAATTAACAATGTTTGGGGAAACCTTGTGAGTTTTGCAGGGGGTGATGGCTCTCCTGAAAATCCTTTTCAGGTGGCTACCCCTGAACATTTAAATTCTGTAAGGTATTTCCCCCTGGCTCACTACAAACAAATTGCCGACATTGATTTGGGTGTTTCCCCCTGGAATGAAGGGGGAGGCTGGATCTCTATCGGGAATGACTATGAGCCATTCAGGGGTTCATTCAATGGAAACGGCTTCACAATAAGCAATATGACAATCAACCAGCCTCAGAATTTATACCTGGGACTTTTTGG
This genomic window contains:
- a CDS encoding T9SS type A sorting domain-containing protein yields the protein MKKLSFLLFFLWMIWSPLWGQQIVQAEYFVGEDPGYGNATPISVTAGTDTEMNFSVPLEDLDFGIQTLYVRVKDSNGHWSQTFQRVFLVQRMPLDPDFLVSAMEYFFDEDPGFGQGTPIEIEAGPDVTAAIEIPLETLPEGLHTLYVRTKDNKGGWGLQFYRTFLVKILPQDLESQVNDLEYFFDEDPGPGLATPIEILPGEVTSVAVELPLDELSNGIHTLYVRTKDDRGGWGLAFHRNFFIHLLPNDQVHQVNHMEYFFDEDPGFGLATPIEMQPGEVISVAIELPLEDLSTGLHTLYVRTRDDKGNWGLAFSRIFMKFFAPADVAQVVRMEYFLNNDPGPGNGNEVLLNTPRPGVMKYFVVEPELLQPGTNTLYVRTLDTRGRWGFVHYATFEALQANPCDPPTDLTASDVTETAATLGWTEQSGGTSWDLLWVPNGMDYTEDGTVGTGIEVNPSTVENLFQTTLYDFYVRTACSDGQVSPWAGPASFHTLPLAYNQLSLLADPPEGGTLTGEGSYAFGEAVTITATPNTNFVFQHWTGDTEYLDDPDEATATVTMPAAPLTLTAHFLDVTGISDITEQSLRVFPNPARDQLHIEFYASGKEVILELMNMQGHLVDQLIINESGKVKASFTIADLPEGLYLLVIRSEKAYVAQKVVVRH